A genomic segment from Nocardiopsis sp. Huas11 encodes:
- a CDS encoding ATP-binding protein, producing MHAITTGTRPTVFWEHRTYPGDLSELSRVRADLATDLAGFDSDLVDTLQLVTSELLANGVKYTDSGRRDGEVIRALSMPDERTLRVSLSDCGGGGGIPRIPTERTEAEWDGAEGQRGLLLVENLSTAWGHFPLAPWADLGTHVWATFAVDQASVPPDLSPYVFTR from the coding sequence ATGCACGCGATCACCACCGGAACGCGCCCGACCGTCTTCTGGGAACACCGCACCTACCCGGGCGATCTCTCCGAGCTCTCCCGAGTCCGCGCCGACCTGGCCACCGACCTGGCCGGATTCGACTCCGACCTGGTCGACACCCTCCAGCTGGTCACCAGCGAACTCCTGGCCAACGGCGTCAAATACACCGACTCGGGACGCCGGGACGGCGAGGTCATCCGGGCCCTGTCCATGCCCGACGAACGCACCCTGCGCGTGTCGCTCAGCGACTGCGGCGGCGGAGGCGGGATTCCTCGCATCCCCACCGAACGCACCGAGGCCGAGTGGGACGGGGCCGAGGGCCAACGCGGGCTGCTACTGGTCGAGAACCTGTCCACGGCCTGGGGGCACTTCCCCCTCGCTCCCTGGGCCGATCTGGGCACCCACGTCTGGGCCACCTTCGCGGTGGACCAGGCGAGCGTCCCGCCCGACCTGAGTCCCTACGTCTTCACGCGCTGA
- a CDS encoding HAMP domain-containing sensor histidine kinase, with protein MRRRMVFSTLVVTVITVMLLGLPLGALTYKLVHDESSRQLQGEAELIGAESDSMLELHGEIDLAEFDRTYTDRFVRITPGGGVSTVTAGDPALNPEAPDSPRLLRQTALTGDGTRVEVWAEAESVQQSVIQAWLGIASLSLLAIGVAVGLSMFQARRLTLPLVDLAATAERLGSGVASPWGHRYGIPEADRVAEVLDRSAERIAGLIATERHFATDASHQLRTPLTALTMRLEEIIAESGDPEIVREEGEAALAQTERLVETVESLLGRARKSQNPEVEPVELDPVLNHIQEEWSPVLMQEQRRLLVTGDPGLTAMTVPTDLAQILATLVENAYKHGAGTVTIRRLDTGQSVRVEVSDEGEGVPEHLSGRIFEREVSGSGGTGLGLALARHIAESEGARIELVQTRPTTFALFLPAGAGGLSKMTGPV; from the coding sequence ATGCGCAGGAGGATGGTCTTCTCCACGCTCGTGGTGACCGTCATCACCGTCATGCTGCTCGGGCTGCCCCTGGGCGCGCTCACGTACAAGCTCGTGCACGACGAGAGCAGCCGCCAGCTCCAGGGCGAGGCCGAGCTCATCGGCGCCGAGAGCGACAGCATGCTCGAACTCCACGGTGAGATCGACCTGGCCGAGTTCGACCGCACCTACACCGACCGGTTCGTCCGCATCACCCCGGGGGGCGGCGTCTCCACGGTGACCGCGGGCGACCCGGCGCTCAACCCGGAGGCGCCCGACTCGCCCCGCCTCCTGCGCCAGACCGCGCTGACCGGCGACGGCACGCGCGTGGAGGTCTGGGCGGAGGCCGAGTCGGTCCAGCAGAGCGTGATCCAGGCGTGGTTGGGCATCGCCTCGCTGTCCCTGCTCGCCATCGGGGTGGCCGTGGGCCTGTCCATGTTCCAGGCCCGCAGGCTCACCCTGCCGCTGGTCGACCTGGCGGCCACGGCCGAACGCCTGGGCTCCGGCGTGGCCTCACCGTGGGGCCACCGGTACGGGATTCCCGAGGCCGACCGGGTGGCGGAGGTGCTGGACCGCAGCGCCGAGCGCATCGCCGGGCTCATCGCCACCGAGCGCCACTTCGCCACCGACGCCTCCCATCAGCTGCGCACGCCGCTGACCGCGCTGACGATGCGGTTGGAGGAGATCATCGCCGAGTCCGGCGACCCCGAGATCGTCCGGGAGGAGGGCGAGGCCGCCCTCGCCCAGACCGAGCGGCTGGTGGAGACCGTCGAGAGCCTGTTGGGGCGGGCCCGCAAGAGCCAGAACCCCGAGGTCGAACCGGTCGAACTCGACCCGGTGCTCAACCACATCCAGGAGGAGTGGTCGCCCGTCCTCATGCAGGAGCAGCGCAGGCTGCTGGTCACCGGAGACCCGGGGCTGACCGCGATGACGGTGCCCACCGACCTGGCGCAGATCCTGGCGACGCTGGTGGAGAACGCCTACAAGCACGGCGCGGGCACGGTCACCATCCGGCGCCTGGACACCGGCCAGTCGGTGCGCGTGGAGGTCAGCGACGAGGGCGAGGGCGTGCCCGAGCACCTGTCCGGCCGGATCTTCGAGCGCGAGGTCAGCGGGAGCGGCGGTACCGGCCTGGGCCTGGCCCTGGCCCGGCACATCGCCGAGTCCGAGGGCGCCAGGATCGAGCTGGTGCAGACCCGGCCGACCACCTTCGCGCTGTTCCTGCCGGCCGGCGCGGGCGGCCTCAGCAAGATGACCGGCCCCGTCTGA
- a CDS encoding helix-turn-helix transcriptional regulator produces MDDASFRTLLRSGRTSRGWTLDRLGRLVGAVGTTVGRWERGEYLPPREVAVSLDRELGYGSQLMRAWQIEKTGSPLPPWAHDIALLEERARLIELISPHLVPGLLQCTGYMQLMMGRNLIPAADIARLVDARSRRLEALIANGLASVTAVFPAFAVDRLPPDVRREQATRLLELTGTGHVDVHLIMDEETPIGLMGPLMMFHLREGGAISASEHNRGVIVHDEASDIGRLHHQIKAALGRSLPAAASRRFLEEVR; encoded by the coding sequence ATGGACGATGCATCTTTTCGCACGCTGCTGCGTTCGGGCCGCACATCACGAGGCTGGACCCTGGACCGGTTGGGCAGGCTCGTCGGCGCCGTGGGGACCACGGTCGGCCGGTGGGAGAGAGGCGAGTACCTGCCGCCCCGGGAGGTCGCGGTGTCGCTGGACCGTGAACTGGGCTACGGCAGCCAGCTCATGCGCGCGTGGCAGATCGAGAAGACGGGGTCGCCGTTGCCGCCCTGGGCGCACGACATCGCCCTCCTGGAGGAACGCGCCCGCCTCATCGAGCTGATTTCACCGCACCTGGTCCCAGGGCTGTTGCAGTGCACGGGCTACATGCAGCTGATGATGGGACGCAACCTCATCCCCGCCGCCGACATCGCGCGTCTGGTGGACGCGCGTTCCCGAAGGCTCGAAGCGCTCATCGCGAACGGGCTGGCCTCCGTGACGGCGGTGTTCCCCGCCTTCGCCGTCGACCGCCTGCCGCCGGACGTTCGACGGGAGCAGGCGACTCGGCTGCTGGAGCTGACCGGCACCGGGCACGTCGACGTGCACCTGATCATGGACGAGGAAACCCCGATCGGCCTCATGGGGCCACTGATGATGTTCCACCTTCGCGAAGGCGGGGCAATAAGTGCGAGTGAGCACAACAGGGGCGTTATCGTGCACGACGAGGCGAGCGACATCGGCCGCCTGCACCACCAGATCAAGGCAGCCCTGGGCCGTTCCCTCCCCGCGGCCGCGTCGCGCCGGTTCCTGGAAGAAGTGAGGTAG
- a CDS encoding DUF397 domain-containing protein has product MWHKSSHSPSGGDCVEVAEGATTLVRDTKHRDLGHLEFDPTEWAALVRAAQVQ; this is encoded by the coding sequence ATGTGGCACAAGTCCAGCCATTCCCCCAGCGGTGGGGACTGTGTTGAGGTCGCGGAGGGCGCCACCACGCTCGTCCGTGACACCAAGCACCGGGACCTCGGACACCTGGAGTTCGATCCCACCGAGTGGGCCGCCCTCGTCCGGGCGGCCCAGGTTCAGTAG
- a CDS encoding ATP-binding protein, with translation MNREISAAEPFQPEHGRALAFAPPHNEVLWRGRTSFPGVPTSVGEARTWLHARLTTQGIEPPENIGLILSELATNAVHHTQSGLPGGRFAVRLLIHPDRLRLEVRDGGPLGNVHPLRRPAPDALAEHGRGLVLVNSFAPRWGRLTNGHGMYAEVDR, from the coding sequence ATGAACCGAGAGATCTCCGCCGCAGAACCGTTCCAGCCGGAGCATGGCAGGGCGCTGGCCTTCGCTCCACCTCACAACGAGGTGCTCTGGCGAGGCCGCACCAGCTTCCCCGGGGTGCCCACCTCCGTCGGCGAGGCCCGAACCTGGCTGCACGCCCGGCTCACCACCCAAGGCATCGAGCCGCCGGAGAACATCGGCCTGATCCTTTCCGAGCTCGCCACCAACGCCGTGCACCACACGCAAAGCGGCCTCCCCGGCGGCAGGTTCGCAGTCCGGCTCCTCATCCATCCCGACCGCCTCCGCCTGGAGGTCCGCGACGGTGGCCCCCTCGGGAACGTTCACCCCCTGCGTCGTCCCGCCCCGGACGCGCTCGCCGAACACGGGCGCGGCCTCGTCCTCGTGAACTCGTTCGCCCCGCGCTGGGGACGCCTGACGAACGGCCACGGCATGTACGCGGAAGTGGACCGATGA
- a CDS encoding TetR/AcrR family transcriptional regulator — protein MPKRVDHQQRRAQIAEAVCSLVSARGLEAVSLRDVAAEAGISMGRVQHYFRTKDEMLLFVLEYVADRDVRGTRECLAAEPAPPSPRAVVGSVLGGLLDDDPRRVEAQRVGLAFLARALVEPRLAASLLQGYAGIQGLLEQVLRQGIDEGSVDAATDPESAATEVFALAEGLRAQTLLGHLTRARALAVLDDRLDRLFTG, from the coding sequence ATGCCCAAACGGGTGGACCACCAGCAGCGGCGCGCCCAGATCGCGGAGGCGGTCTGCTCCCTCGTCTCCGCTCGGGGGCTGGAGGCCGTCAGCCTGCGCGACGTGGCGGCCGAAGCCGGGATCTCGATGGGGCGCGTGCAGCACTACTTCCGGACCAAGGACGAGATGCTGCTGTTCGTGCTGGAGTACGTCGCCGACCGCGATGTCCGCGGAACGCGCGAGTGTCTGGCCGCGGAGCCGGCACCGCCCTCGCCGCGGGCCGTCGTCGGCTCGGTCCTGGGCGGCCTGCTCGACGACGATCCCCGCCGGGTGGAGGCGCAGCGCGTCGGCCTCGCCTTCCTGGCACGGGCGCTGGTCGAGCCGCGCCTGGCCGCCTCCCTGCTCCAGGGCTACGCGGGCATCCAGGGCCTCCTGGAACAGGTGCTGCGCCAGGGGATCGACGAGGGGTCGGTCGACGCGGCCACCGACCCGGAGTCGGCGGCCACCGAGGTCTTCGCGTTGGCGGAAGGGCTGAGGGCGCAGACACTGCTGGGCCACCTGACGCGGGCGAGGGCGCTGGCGGTCCTCGATGACCGTCTGGACCGGCTCTTCACCGGCTGA